The Providencia sp. PROV188 genome includes a region encoding these proteins:
- the rsxB gene encoding electron transport complex subunit RsxB, which produces MMSLWIAIGILAVFGLIFGLILGYASLRFKVEEDPIVEKLDAILPQSQCGQCSYPGCRPYAEAVANNGEMINKCAPGGEQVMLKIAELMNVDPQPIDGDEEAQNPVRKVAVIDEENCIGCTKCIQACPVDAIVGATRAMHTVIEDLCTGCDLCVAPCPTDCIEMVPVKTTTANWKWDLNTIPVKNITDVPLSSVKEGSHA; this is translated from the coding sequence ATGATGTCTTTGTGGATTGCGATTGGCATATTAGCCGTTTTCGGGCTGATCTTTGGTCTGATCTTAGGTTATGCCTCATTACGTTTTAAAGTTGAAGAAGACCCTATTGTTGAAAAACTGGATGCGATTTTACCGCAAAGCCAGTGTGGTCAATGCAGTTATCCGGGGTGCCGCCCCTATGCAGAAGCCGTCGCCAATAACGGTGAGATGATTAACAAATGCGCCCCTGGTGGCGAGCAAGTGATGCTCAAAATAGCCGAGTTAATGAACGTAGATCCTCAGCCGATTGATGGCGATGAAGAGGCACAAAATCCCGTTCGTAAAGTGGCGGTCATCGATGAAGAAAACTGTATTGGTTGCACCAAATGTATTCAAGCTTGCCCTGTGGATGCCATTGTGGGCGCCACTCGCGCTATGCATACCGTGATTGAAGATTTGTGTACAGGCTGTGACCTGTGTGTAGCCCCTTGCCCTACGGATTGTATTGAAATGGTACCGGTTAAAACCACAACCGCTAACTGGAAATGGGATTTAAACACCATTCCTGTTAAAAACATTACGGATGTACCTCTTTCTTCAGTTAAAGAGGGTTCCCATGCTTAA
- the nth gene encoding endonuclease III, which yields MNKTKRIEILTRLRDNNPHPTTELEFSSPFELLISVLLSAQATDVSVNKATAKLYPVANTPEQMVALGVDGIKEYIKTIGLFNTKAESVYKTCQILIEKHHSQVPENREALEALPGVGRKTANVVLNTAFGWPTIAVDTHIFRVCNRTKFAPGKDVVEVEEKLLKVVPAEFKVDCHHWFILHGRYTCIARKPRCGSCIIEDLCEFKDKIYPEN from the coding sequence ATGAATAAAACTAAACGAATCGAAATTCTCACTCGCCTGCGCGATAACAATCCTCATCCGACAACGGAGCTAGAATTTAGCTCCCCTTTTGAATTACTGATTTCAGTGCTGCTGTCTGCGCAAGCCACCGATGTCAGCGTCAACAAAGCGACGGCAAAACTTTATCCGGTCGCCAATACGCCAGAGCAAATGGTCGCTCTCGGCGTTGATGGCATCAAAGAGTATATTAAAACCATTGGGTTATTTAATACCAAAGCCGAAAGCGTCTATAAAACCTGCCAGATCCTGATTGAAAAACATCATAGCCAAGTCCCTGAAAACCGCGAGGCATTAGAAGCCTTGCCAGGTGTTGGGCGTAAAACGGCAAACGTTGTCCTCAATACCGCCTTTGGCTGGCCAACCATTGCCGTTGATACCCATATCTTCCGCGTGTGTAATCGCACCAAGTTTGCTCCCGGCAAAGATGTTGTGGAAGTCGAGGAAAAACTATTAAAAGTGGTTCCTGCTGAATTTAAAGTCGACTGCCACCACTGGTTTATTCTCCATGGTCGTTATACCTGTATCGCCCGCAAACCTCGCTGCGGATCTTGTATCATTGAAGATCTTTGCGAGTTTAAAGATAAAATTTACCCTGAAAATTAA
- the rsxG gene encoding electron transport complex subunit RsxG: MLNTMRRHGTILALFAAGTTALSAAVYTLTKDIIAEQAAIVQKKLLDQVVPESLYDNELAKECYLVTNEAILGNKLPRHLYIARKDGQPVAAALESTAPDGYSGAIHLLVGADFKGNVLGVRVTEHHETPGLGDKIETRISDWITHFTGKKLESAQDPHWAVKKDGGDFDQFTGATITPRAVVNATKRTAAFIQTVPEELANYPICGDE; encoded by the coding sequence ATGTTAAATACAATGCGCCGTCATGGCACAATCTTGGCTCTGTTCGCGGCGGGTACAACTGCACTGAGCGCCGCTGTATATACGCTAACGAAAGATATCATTGCGGAACAAGCCGCTATCGTGCAGAAGAAATTACTCGACCAAGTAGTGCCTGAATCCTTATATGACAATGAGCTCGCCAAAGAGTGCTATCTAGTCACCAATGAAGCTATACTGGGAAATAAACTCCCTCGACATCTGTATATTGCCCGTAAGGATGGTCAGCCTGTTGCTGCGGCTTTAGAAAGCACGGCTCCCGATGGATATTCCGGTGCGATCCACTTGTTAGTTGGTGCAGATTTTAAAGGCAATGTTTTGGGTGTACGCGTCACAGAACACCATGAAACACCAGGGCTTGGGGATAAAATTGAAACCCGCATTTCTGATTGGATCACCCATTTTACGGGCAAAAAGTTAGAGTCTGCGCAAGACCCTCATTGGGCAGTGAAAAAAGATGGTGGTGATTTTGATCAATTTACAGGCGCCACAATCACGCCTCGTGCAGTTGTCAATGCCACAAAACGTACCGCGGCATTTATCCAAACGGTACCTGAAGAATTAGCGAATTACCCAATTTGTGGGGATGAATAA
- the rsxD gene encoding electron transport complex subunit RsxD — protein sequence MKFRPLDSKARRLKIASAPFTHDNQSTSQVMFWVLLAAIPGIAVQTYFFGVGTLYQIAIAMVTAAVTEAISIRLRQQPVLPVLKDNSAIVTALLLGVSLPPLSPWWLIVLGTVFAIIIAKQCYGGLGQNPFNPAMVGYVVLLISFPVQMTNWLPPQELQQLHISGFDSLMVIFSGHTSTGITLDQLRTGIDGMSQATPLDSFKTGLLTHSISDVLQQPILQGSLAGIGWQWVNLAYLAGGLIMLSRRIISWHIPVAFIGTLALLAVVSWLIDDSRYSPPLIQLLSGATMLGAFFIATDPVTASTTPKGRIIFGVLIGFLVWVIRVYGGYPDAIAFAVLLANITVPLIDHYTQPRAYGHK from the coding sequence ATGAAATTTAGACCGCTTGATAGCAAAGCACGCCGTTTAAAAATTGCTAGCGCCCCATTTACTCATGATAACCAAAGCACCAGCCAGGTCATGTTTTGGGTTCTGCTTGCCGCTATCCCCGGCATTGCAGTGCAAACCTATTTTTTTGGTGTTGGAACCTTATACCAAATCGCCATTGCGATGGTCACCGCCGCAGTAACGGAAGCCATATCCATCCGCTTACGCCAGCAGCCAGTGTTACCTGTTTTGAAAGATAATTCCGCGATTGTTACCGCGTTATTACTCGGTGTGAGCTTACCGCCATTATCACCTTGGTGGCTGATTGTATTGGGCACTGTATTTGCCATTATTATTGCTAAGCAATGCTACGGCGGCTTGGGGCAAAATCCATTTAACCCTGCGATGGTCGGTTATGTGGTATTGCTGATTTCATTCCCAGTGCAAATGACCAACTGGTTGCCGCCTCAAGAATTGCAACAGCTGCATATTTCAGGCTTTGATAGCTTGATGGTGATCTTTAGTGGGCATACCTCGACGGGAATAACGTTGGATCAATTACGTACCGGCATTGATGGTATGAGCCAAGCGACTCCGTTAGATAGCTTTAAAACGGGCTTACTCACCCATTCTATTTCCGATGTACTACAGCAACCAATCCTGCAAGGCTCTTTAGCCGGTATCGGTTGGCAGTGGGTGAACCTTGCCTATCTGGCAGGCGGATTAATTATGCTAAGCCGTCGCATTATTAGCTGGCATATTCCCGTGGCATTTATTGGAACACTCGCCCTGCTCGCTGTGGTTAGTTGGTTAATTGATGATAGCCGCTACTCCCCGCCATTAATTCAATTATTGTCAGGGGCAACTATGTTGGGTGCATTCTTTATTGCGACTGACCCAGTTACTGCTTCAACTACACCAAAAGGACGGATTATTTTTGGTGTATTAATTGGCTTTTTAGTATGGGTGATCCGCGTTTACGGTGGGTATCCTGATGCCATCGCCTTTGCTGTCTTACTTGCCAATATCACCGTACCGTTAATCGACCACTATACGCAGCCTCGCGCGTATGGACATAAGTAA
- a CDS encoding DUF2569 domain-containing protein encodes MTSVYNADRITGWLLVPASYLLLTLFAACSMTVMYCIKFYEIVTTVESWSSFITPQWYLSFAISLAMSLFSVHMAQLMFKRSRHFPRRFTIWLLALMLIGLKTFAFSPIDDQAALQILAWPLLGAAFFVPYMKVSKRVKMTFTQDR; translated from the coding sequence ATGACTTCTGTTTATAACGCAGACCGCATTACTGGCTGGCTATTAGTCCCTGCAAGCTATTTACTGCTGACATTATTTGCTGCTTGCAGCATGACCGTGATGTACTGCATTAAGTTTTATGAGATAGTGACCACCGTTGAAAGCTGGAGTAGTTTCATTACTCCTCAGTGGTATTTATCATTTGCTATTAGCCTCGCTATGTCACTGTTTAGCGTGCATATGGCGCAATTGATGTTTAAACGTTCTCGCCACTTTCCCCGTCGTTTTACTATCTGGTTATTAGCATTAATGTTAATCGGGCTAAAAACCTTCGCTTTTTCCCCGATTGATGACCAGGCAGCCTTACAAATCCTCGCGTGGCCACTCTTAGGAGCTGCTTTTTTCGTCCCGTATATGAAAGTTTCTAAACGCGTGAAAATGACTTTCACACAAGATCGATAA
- a CDS encoding oxidoreductase has translation MSKPIKVGIVGYGYASKTFHAPFLAMLEEFELTTISSSDASKVHADHPNVKVVGTPEELFADDEIELVVIPTPNDTHYPLACKALAAGKHVVVDKPFTLDVKEAEDLQQRAEKAGKLLSVYHNRRWDSGYRTVKKILQDGCLGEIKYYESHFDRFRPVVRQRWREANIPGAGIWYDLGPHVIDQVLQYFGKPKAITVDLGIIRPGAEAVDYFHAMLDYADKKVILHSTTLAAAPMPIYTIHGMKGSYVKYGLDTQEDALKSGAIPQGEHWGEDPNHGVVTLSQGDEMVTKPWNNEKGNYGGYYEAIHDAIRLGKPNPVTPSEAIDIMKLIEAGIQSAKEKRTIENIF, from the coding sequence ATGTCCAAGCCAATTAAAGTTGGGATTGTCGGGTACGGTTATGCCAGCAAAACTTTCCATGCCCCATTTTTAGCCATGTTAGAGGAGTTTGAATTAACCACAATCTCCAGTAGCGATGCGAGCAAAGTTCATGCCGACCATCCTAATGTTAAGGTGGTGGGGACACCGGAAGAACTGTTCGCGGATGATGAAATTGAACTGGTGGTGATTCCAACCCCGAATGACACTCACTATCCATTAGCCTGTAAAGCGCTAGCGGCGGGTAAGCATGTGGTGGTCGATAAACCCTTTACGCTCGACGTTAAAGAAGCCGAAGATTTACAACAACGCGCTGAAAAAGCAGGTAAATTGTTGTCGGTTTATCATAATCGTCGCTGGGATTCAGGTTATCGCACCGTGAAAAAAATCCTACAAGATGGTTGTTTAGGTGAGATTAAATATTATGAATCTCATTTTGACCGTTTTCGTCCTGTGGTTAGACAACGCTGGCGTGAAGCCAATATTCCGGGAGCAGGTATTTGGTACGATTTAGGACCGCATGTTATTGACCAAGTCCTGCAATATTTTGGCAAACCAAAAGCGATTACGGTGGATCTTGGTATTATTCGACCAGGCGCGGAAGCGGTGGATTATTTCCATGCAATGCTGGATTACGCAGATAAAAAAGTGATTCTTCATTCAACGACGCTTGCCGCTGCGCCAATGCCAATCTATACCATTCACGGAATGAAGGGCAGTTACGTGAAATATGGTCTGGATACTCAAGAAGATGCGTTAAAAAGCGGCGCGATTCCGCAAGGAGAGCATTGGGGGGAAGATCCGAATCATGGAGTTGTGACCCTGTCACAAGGTGATGAAATGGTGACGAAGCCGTGGAACAATGAAAAAGGCAACTATGGCGGCTATTATGAAGCTATTCATGACGCTATCCGTCTCGGTAAGCCAAATCCAGTAACACCAAGTGAAGCCATCGATATTATGAAACTGATTGAAGCCGGTATCCAATCAGCAAAAGAAAAACGTACCATCGAAAATATTTTCTAA
- the rsxA gene encoding electron transport complex subunit RsxA, producing MTDYLLLFIGTVLVNNFVLVKFLGLCPFMGVSKKLETAIGMGFATTFVMTLASISSWLIDTLILIPLDLVYLRTLSFILVIAVVVQFTEMVVRKTSPTLYRLLGIFLPLITTNCAVLGVALLNINQSHNFLQSAVYGFSAAVGFSFVMVLFAAIRERLAVANVPAPFKGSSIGLITAGLMSLAFMGFSGLVKF from the coding sequence ATGACCGACTATCTTCTACTTTTTATTGGGACAGTGTTAGTCAACAACTTTGTCCTCGTTAAATTCTTGGGATTATGCCCATTTATGGGTGTATCAAAAAAACTAGAAACTGCCATTGGGATGGGGTTTGCGACAACGTTCGTTATGACTCTCGCCTCTATTTCTTCGTGGCTAATCGATACGTTAATCTTAATCCCACTGGATCTAGTCTATCTGCGCACACTGAGCTTTATCCTTGTGATTGCTGTCGTGGTGCAATTTACCGAAATGGTTGTGAGAAAAACCAGCCCAACGTTATACCGCTTATTGGGGATCTTTTTACCGCTGATCACCACTAACTGCGCGGTTCTTGGGGTGGCCTTATTAAATATCAACCAATCCCATAATTTCTTGCAATCTGCGGTCTATGGCTTTAGCGCCGCCGTCGGATTCTCTTTTGTGATGGTACTTTTCGCGGCTATTCGCGAGCGTTTGGCTGTCGCAAATGTCCCAGCACCTTTTAAAGGTTCGTCAATTGGCCTGATCACGGCAGGGTTAATGTCCCTCGCATTTATGGGCTTTAGTGGTTTGGTGAAATTCTAA
- a CDS encoding bile acid:sodium symporter family protein: protein MNLLAKLKIDSFLLIMIGVVVIASIFPCEGEVKTVFQHLTTAAIALLFFMHGAKLSRESIVAGMGHWRLHLLVFASTFILFPIIGIALRFMVPHWMSPTVYMGFLYLCALPATVQSAIAFTSVAGGNVAAAICSASASSILGVFLSPVLVGVLMDTDGSQAMDTLNAIGSIMLQLMVPFIVGHLCRPLIANWINRHKRLVNTTDRSSILLVVYVAFSEAVVEGIWQTIDAYSLFIITLVSCVVLVVVMVINVMSARLLGFSKEDEITILFCGSKKSLANGVPMANVLFPAATVGIILLPLMIFHQIQLMVCAVIAQKYAKRLEKK, encoded by the coding sequence ATGAATTTATTAGCAAAACTTAAAATAGACTCTTTTCTGTTGATTATGATTGGCGTAGTGGTTATCGCCAGTATTTTTCCTTGTGAAGGGGAAGTCAAAACCGTTTTTCAGCACTTAACTACAGCGGCAATTGCGCTACTGTTCTTTATGCATGGAGCTAAGCTATCCAGAGAATCTATTGTTGCAGGGATGGGGCACTGGCGGCTTCATTTACTGGTATTTGCTAGCACTTTTATTCTCTTTCCCATTATTGGTATTGCGTTACGTTTCATGGTGCCTCATTGGATGTCACCGACGGTGTATATGGGTTTTCTCTATTTATGTGCATTGCCAGCAACCGTGCAGTCAGCGATTGCATTTACCTCAGTAGCAGGGGGCAACGTTGCTGCCGCGATTTGTAGCGCTTCGGCATCCAGTATTTTAGGGGTTTTCCTCTCACCTGTTTTGGTGGGGGTACTAATGGATACCGACGGCAGCCAAGCCATGGACACTCTGAACGCGATTGGCTCAATTATGTTGCAATTAATGGTGCCGTTTATTGTTGGGCATTTGTGCCGCCCGTTAATTGCTAACTGGATTAATCGCCATAAAAGATTGGTTAATACCACTGACCGCTCATCGATTCTCCTGGTAGTTTACGTGGCGTTCAGTGAAGCTGTAGTGGAGGGCATCTGGCAAACTATCGATGCTTATTCATTGTTTATCATTACATTAGTTTCTTGCGTCGTGTTAGTGGTGGTGATGGTGATTAACGTGATGTCAGCGCGCCTTCTTGGATTTAGCAAGGAAGATGAAATTACCATCCTGTTCTGTGGTTCGAAAAAGAGTTTAGCGAACGGCGTGCCGATGGCGAACGTTTTATTTCCAGCGGCAACAGTGGGGATTATTTTGCTGCCATTAATGATTTTCCATCAAATTCAATTAATGGTGTGTGCAGTGATAGCCCAGAAATATGCCAAACGATTAGAAAAAAAGTAA
- the rsxC gene encoding electron transport complex subunit RsxC has product MLNLFKWLKKDNVWDFDGGIHPPEMKLQSSQTPMRVASVPDELIIPLQQHLGPEGELIVKVGDTVLKGQPLTKGSGRTVPVHASTSGTIVAIEPMVTAHPSGLKELCVKIKSDGLDTWAPLQPEPNFQQLSRADLLNKIEQAGIAGLGGAGFPTASKLAGGKDAIKTLIINAAECEPYITADDRLMQEHAQEVIEGCRVLQHLLNPDQVLIGIEDNKPEAIKALKRALTPIDSQIFVRVIPTKYPSGGAKQLTKILTGKEVPSGARSSQIGVLMQNVGTAVAIKRAVIDGQPLIERVVTVTGEAIKQPGNFWARLGTPVKHLLQQSGFEPESEQMVIMGGPLMGFTLPDLNVPVVKICNCLLVPTQEEMGEKPVEEACIRCGLCVDACPAGLLPQQLYWFSKGNEHEKAQKHNLFDCIECGACAYVCPSNIPLVQYYRQEKAEIREIDQEERRSAEAKLRFEAKQQRMEREKLAREERHKKAAVQVDTADKDAVNAALARVKAKKASTSEPIKIISGELPDNSAVIAAREARKAQARAKQAQKVAEQTQSDNLVIADGAEGDDPRKAAVAAAIARAKAKKAAAQQTSEPVVEAPVEATEEVDPRKAAVAAAIARAKAKKAAAQQTSEPVVEASAEAAEEVDPRKAAVAAAIARAKAKKAAAQQTSEPVVEAPVEAVEEVDPRKAAVAAAIARAKAKKAAAQQTSEPVVEAPAEAAEEVDPRKAAVAAAIARAKAKKAAAQQTSEPVVEASAEAAEEVDPRKAAVAAAIARAKAKKAAVQQTSEPVVEAPAEAAEEVDPRKAAVAAAIARVKAKKAAAQRSTEPQSNEQTTTE; this is encoded by the coding sequence ATGCTTAATTTATTTAAGTGGTTGAAAAAAGATAATGTTTGGGACTTCGATGGTGGCATTCACCCGCCAGAGATGAAACTGCAATCCAGCCAAACGCCTATGCGAGTGGCTTCCGTCCCTGACGAATTGATTATTCCGCTACAACAGCATTTAGGACCTGAGGGTGAACTGATTGTTAAGGTTGGTGACACCGTCCTTAAAGGGCAGCCGCTTACCAAAGGCTCCGGTCGTACCGTACCTGTCCACGCCTCAACATCAGGAACCATTGTTGCCATTGAGCCAATGGTGACTGCGCACCCTTCAGGGTTAAAAGAGCTGTGTGTCAAAATTAAATCGGATGGTTTAGATACTTGGGCACCTTTGCAGCCCGAGCCTAATTTCCAACAACTTTCACGTGCCGATTTACTCAATAAGATTGAACAAGCGGGTATTGCCGGTCTTGGTGGTGCAGGCTTCCCGACAGCATCCAAGCTAGCGGGCGGTAAAGATGCCATTAAAACATTGATTATCAATGCTGCTGAGTGCGAGCCATACATCACCGCAGATGACCGCTTAATGCAAGAACATGCCCAAGAAGTCATTGAAGGTTGCCGCGTTTTACAACATTTACTCAATCCAGACCAAGTACTTATTGGTATTGAAGATAATAAACCCGAAGCTATCAAGGCATTAAAACGTGCGCTGACGCCTATAGATTCACAGATTTTTGTACGCGTGATCCCAACCAAATACCCATCAGGTGGCGCGAAACAGCTCACAAAAATCTTAACCGGAAAGGAAGTCCCTTCTGGCGCACGTTCTTCCCAAATTGGCGTGTTAATGCAGAACGTCGGTACCGCTGTTGCCATTAAACGCGCGGTGATTGATGGTCAACCACTGATTGAACGTGTCGTAACAGTGACAGGCGAAGCGATTAAACAGCCTGGTAACTTCTGGGCGCGTTTAGGCACTCCCGTTAAGCATCTGCTTCAACAATCTGGTTTTGAACCTGAAAGTGAACAAATGGTGATTATGGGAGGCCCATTAATGGGCTTTACGCTGCCGGATCTGAATGTGCCAGTGGTGAAAATCTGTAACTGTTTATTGGTTCCTACCCAAGAAGAAATGGGTGAAAAGCCAGTCGAAGAAGCCTGCATTCGTTGCGGTTTATGTGTTGATGCCTGCCCTGCGGGATTACTGCCCCAGCAATTATATTGGTTCAGTAAAGGCAACGAACACGAAAAAGCGCAAAAGCATAATCTGTTTGACTGCATTGAGTGTGGCGCTTGCGCTTATGTTTGCCCAAGTAATATTCCGTTGGTGCAATATTATCGCCAAGAAAAAGCTGAAATTCGCGAGATAGACCAAGAGGAACGTCGTTCCGCAGAAGCAAAACTGCGCTTTGAAGCCAAACAACAGCGAATGGAACGCGAAAAACTTGCCCGTGAAGAGCGCCATAAAAAAGCGGCTGTTCAAGTGGATACTGCGGATAAAGATGCAGTTAATGCGGCGCTGGCTCGTGTTAAAGCGAAGAAAGCCTCAACCTCTGAACCAATAAAAATTATTTCGGGCGAATTGCCGGATAATAGTGCCGTTATTGCAGCAAGAGAAGCGCGTAAAGCCCAAGCTCGAGCTAAGCAAGCGCAAAAAGTCGCGGAACAAACTCAATCTGATAACTTAGTTATTGCAGACGGCGCTGAGGGTGATGACCCACGCAAAGCTGCAGTCGCTGCTGCCATTGCTCGTGCAAAAGCGAAAAAAGCGGCGGCGCAACAGACTTCAGAGCCTGTTGTTGAAGCGCCTGTTGAAGCCACTGAGGAAGTCGACCCACGCAAAGCTGCCGTCGCTGCCGCAATTGCTCGTGCAAAAGCGAAAAAAGCGGCTGCGCAACAGACTTCAGAGCCCGTTGTTGAAGCTTCAGCTGAAGCCGCTGAGGAAGTCGATCCGCGTAAAGCTGCCGTCGCTGCTGCCATCGCTCGTGCAAAAGCCAAAAAAGCGGCTGCGCAACAGACTTCAGAGCCTGTTGTTGAAGCGCCAGTTGAAGCCGTAGAGGAAGTCGATCCGCGCAAAGCTGCCGTTGCTGCCGCGATTGCTCGTGCAAAAGCCAAAAAAGCGGCTGCACAACAGACTTCAGAGCCTGTTGTTGAAGCGCCAGCTGAAGCCGCTGAGGAAGTCGATCCGCGCAAAGCTGCCGTTGCTGCCGCGATTGCTCGTGCAAAAGCCAAAAAAGCGGCTGCACAACAGACTTCAGAGCCCGTTGTTGAAGCTTCAGCTGAAGCCGCTGAGGAAGTCGATCCGCGTAAAGCTGCCGTCGCTGCTGCCATTGCTCGAGCGAAAGCGAAAAAAGCGGCTGTACAACAGACTTCAGAGCCTGTTGTTGAAGCGCCAGCTGAAGCCGCTGAGGAAGTCGACCCGCGCAAAGCTGCCGTTGCCGCTGCGATTGCCCGAGTTAAGGCAAAGAAAGCCGCTGCTCAGCGATCTACAGAACCTCAATCAAACGAACAAACCACCACAGAGTAA
- a CDS encoding electron transport complex subunit E encodes MSSETKELFAQGLWKNNSALVQLLGLCPLLAVSSTATNALGLGLATTLVLVCTNVAVSAFRRWVPAEIRIPIYVMIIASVVSAVQMLINAYAFGLYESLGIFIPLIVTNCIVIGRAEAYASRNTVPLSAVDGLAMGLGATAALFVLGAIREILGNGTLFDGADLLLGSWAKSLRIEVLHLDSPFLLAMLPPGAFIGLALMLAGKYLIDEKMKKRAALKSGQQPAREYQKEQGCGTHIS; translated from the coding sequence ATGAGTAGCGAAACTAAAGAATTATTTGCACAAGGGTTATGGAAGAATAACTCTGCATTAGTACAACTACTGGGTTTATGCCCATTATTAGCGGTATCATCAACAGCGACTAACGCATTAGGTTTGGGGCTAGCAACAACCCTCGTTCTCGTCTGCACTAACGTAGCAGTATCCGCATTTCGTCGCTGGGTTCCTGCTGAAATCCGTATTCCTATTTATGTGATGATTATCGCCTCCGTGGTGAGCGCCGTACAAATGCTGATCAACGCGTATGCGTTTGGTTTGTATGAATCGCTGGGGATCTTTATTCCGCTGATTGTCACAAACTGTATCGTCATTGGACGCGCTGAAGCTTATGCTTCTCGCAACACAGTGCCTTTATCTGCCGTCGATGGTCTGGCGATGGGATTAGGAGCAACAGCCGCACTGTTTGTACTGGGTGCTATACGTGAAATTCTTGGTAACGGCACCTTGTTCGATGGCGCTGATCTACTGCTAGGTTCATGGGCAAAATCGTTACGGATAGAAGTCTTACACCTTGACTCACCCTTTTTACTCGCTATGCTGCCACCGGGCGCGTTTATTGGCTTAGCCTTAATGCTAGCTGGTAAATACCTTATTGATGAAAAAATGAAAAAGCGCGCGGCGCTAAAATCAGGTCAACAACCTGCTCGTGAATACCAAAAAGAACAAGGTTGTGGCACTCATATTTCTTAA